A window from Kluyveromyces lactis strain NRRL Y-1140 chromosome E complete sequence encodes these proteins:
- the SEA4 gene encoding Sea4p (similar to uniprot|P38164 Saccharomyces cerevisiae YBL104C Hypothetical ORF), whose translation MGLIKRVPCWPNVEGLDFLSVNPTRDEVSHYRVKLDVETDESIVKVNTVKDFGNITCLDYSNTDEGIVGVGEKSGVVRLFNILDTDDAYEPFDLRVRAKHQRTINSLSINTNGLIAMGLDRNKHDASVQVWDVNYQSTESNVITPSFSYCLNESIVSLKFVDDTSILAASSKLLKEIDLRAPNPIYQHPTRVSYDIKINPFNPWQFSTYADDGTLAFWDRRKLASNSEDTEFLEAQPLLKFDKLVGHGAASRKYMNSCFRWSPLRSGEFSTLHAGTTIKRWRLANVPDLESNNELNDSLFVSTVNDIKTTFDRVVTFDYIPKSTGRTSLLCMRQSGTIYRMNVEQGFSQSKINNYNSIMSISDQNNDVNELRITGEDEVSLLENLDTGLKNLSFEDLDTGDDLKILTLDEKKSSGSMEDDGDYLSDSEDVKEFYIEAEKLLQNDISFIMRKRASLGYGLDPMKTVEMMDKSDNFNNNIYIRNTWRWMAIAKASIADGTMVSGDLDLGYEGVLGIWNGLEGLSNQNRYRSGGMLTEKQLNKELEKIIKMRSKSKNKIGNVSSLNSEMSSKKAIQRRLCMIISGWDLSPSDYEEKYKSLIAQNHYEKAAAWAVFFGDVQKAISILGSANKERLRLIAAAIAGYQAYSEKPGDNAWRQQCRKMAAELDDPYLRVIFAFIADNDWWDILYESAISLRERLGVALRFLNDTDLTRFLEKTATTVIENGELEGLILTGITPNGIDLLQSYVGKTSDIQTAALISVFGSPRYFMDPRVDEWVETYRHMLNSWEFFTMRAKFDVLKTKLSRTSDGRITAKLKPRQMYLQCSKCKKNINRPIDVSSNASLPRHANQNLNAGKKFGLNNTNGDVPQQKHSCPHCGTPFPRCAICLLPLGTSNLPIVINGTTNSCEVRIDDDAKINEVKERKRLKMNEWFSFCLKCNHGMHAGHAEEWFERHSICPVPGCSCLCHQ comes from the coding sequence AAGGTATAGTAGGTGTCGGTGAGAAAAGCGGTGTTGTACGGTTATTTAATATTTTGGATACGGACGATGCATACGAGCCGTTCGATCTACGAGTACGAGCAAAGCACCAGCGAACTATCAACAGTTTGAGTATAAATACAAATGGCCTAATAGCCATGGGTTTAGATCGCAATAAGCATGATGCCTCTGTACAGGTGTGGGATGTAAACTACCAAAGCACGGAATCAAATGTTATCACACcatctttttcatattgTTTGAACGAAAGTATCGTGTCATTGAAATTTGTCGACGATACCAGCATCTTAGCTGCAAGTTCAAAactcttgaaagaaattgaccTTAGAGCTCCTAATCCTATATACCAGCATCCAACTCGTGTCTCATATGACATCAAGATAAATCCTTTTAACCCTTGGCAATTCTCAACATATGCTGACGATGGTACGTTGGCCTTTTGGGATAGAAGAAAGCTAGCAAGTAACTCTGAAGACACTGAGTTTTTGGAGGCACAACCATTACTTAAATTTGACAAACTTGTTGGTCATGGTGCAGCTTCTAGAAAATATATGAATTCATGTTTCAGATGGTCTCCATTGAGAAGTGGAGAGTTTTCGACATTACACGCAGGCACTACAATTAAACGCTGGAGATTGGCCAACGTACCAGATTTAGAGTCGAATAACGAACTAAATGATTCCTTGTTCGTTTCCACGGTGAATGACATTAAAACGACTTTTGATCGTGTTGTTACCTTCGATTATATACCCAAGAGTACTGGCAGAACAAGTCTTCTATGCATGAGACAATCCGGAACTATCTATCGGATGAATGTCGAACAAGGATTTTCACAATCGAAAATCAATAACTACAATAGCATAATGTCTATCTCAGATCAAAACAATGATGTCAACGAATTGAGAATAACAGGTGAGGATGAAGTTTCATTGCTGGAAAATTTAGATACCGGGCTAAAAAACTTGTCTTTCGAAGACCTGGATACAGGAGATGACTTGAAGATATTAACTCTggatgaaaaaaaatcatcCGGAAGTATGGAAGATGACGGCGATTACTTGAGTGATTCTGAAGACGTTAAAGAGTTTTACATCGAGGCAGAGAAGCTGTTACAGAATGATATAAGTTTTATAATGCGTAAACGCGCGAGTCTGGGATATGGTCTTGATCCAATGAAAACTGTCGAAATGATGGATAAATCCGATAACTTCAATAACAATATCTACATTCGCAATACTTGGAGATGGATGGCGATAGCGAAGGCATCCATAGCTGACGGAACAATGGTTTCAGGAGACTTAGATTTAGGCTACGAAGGCGTTTTAGGGATATGGAATGGTCTTGAAGGTCTCTCCAATCAGAATCGTTATAGATCTGGAGGAATGCTCACAGAAAAGCAGTTAAACAAGGAATTGGAGAAGATCATTAAGATGAGAAGCAAGAgtaaaaacaaaattggGAATGTTTCCAGTTTAAATTCCGAAATGTCATCAAAAAAGGCCATTCAGAGAAGACTCTGTATGATTATTAGTGGCTGGGATTTGTCTCCTTCAGATTACgaagaaaaatataaatcaCTAATAGCTCAAAATCACTATGAGAAAGCTGCTGCCTGGGCTGTCTTCTTCGGTGACGTTCAGAAAGCTATATCTATTTTGGGATCTGCAAATAAAGAACGTCTTAGACTCATTGCTGCGGCCATTGCAGGTTATCAAGCTTATAGTGAAAAGCCAGGTGACAATGCATGGAGACAGCAATGTAGAAAAATGGCTGCTGAGCTTGATGATCCCTATTTGAGAGTCATTTTTGCATTCATTGCAGACAATGATTGGTGGGATATCCTGTATGAGAGCGCTATCTCTCTAAGGGAAAGGCTTGGTGTTGCTCTTAGATTTCTAAATGACACAGATCTAACCAGATTTTTAGAAAAAACTGCTACTACtgttattgaaaatggtgaaCTAGAAGGATTGATCTTGACTGGTATAACGCCTAATGGTATTGATCTTCTACAATCGTACGTTGGAAAGACTAGTGATATTCAAACTGCTGCACTAATTTCAGTTTTCGGCTCCCCAAGATACTTCATGGACCCAAGAGTTGATGAATGGGTTGAAACATATCGCCATATGTTAAATTCCTGggaatttttcactatGAGGGCCAAGTTCGATGTGCTCAAGACAAAATTATCTAGGACTAGTGATGGTCGAATTACAGCGAAGTTAAAACCTCGTCAAATGTATTTACAATGTTCCAAATGtaagaagaatatcaaCAGACCCATTGATGTGTCTTCTAATGCATCCCTACCAAGACATGCTAATCAAAACTTAAATGCAGGAAAGAAATTCGGCCTCAATAATACAAACGGTGATGTCCCCCAACAGAAACATTCATGTCCACATTGTGGCACGCCTTTCCCAAGATGTGCTATTTGTCTCTTGCCATTGGGTACTTCAAATCTCCCCATAGTCATCAATGGCACCACCAACTCATGTGAAGTACGAATCGATGACGACGCGAAAATTAACGAGGTCAAGGAAAGAAAGCGTTTGAAAATGAACGAATGGTTCAGTTTCTGTCTCAAGTGTAATCATGGTATGCATGCCGGTCATGCAGAGGAATGGTTTGAAAGACATTCAATTTGTCCTGTTCCTGGGTGTTCGTGTTTATGCCATCAATGA